A stretch of Natator depressus isolate rNatDep1 chromosome 2, rNatDep2.hap1, whole genome shotgun sequence DNA encodes these proteins:
- the LOC141981637 gene encoding C-C chemokine receptor type 8-like produces MMNYSTESNLLSTFYDDYYPELGSVCSTQNIKIFGSVFFPFLYCVVFVFGLVGNSLVICVLIVCKKLTSMTDVYLLNLAISDLLFVLSLPFLAHYASDQWTFGNAMCKTICGVYYIGFYSSIFFITLMSIDRYLAIVHAVYARRVRTTMLSIVISLAVWSVAILASIPNIFFIQELNEDGIMKCAPYYQDNRAAWKLITNSKVNVLGLLIPFGILIFCYSHILKNLQRCMNRNKYKAMKLVFVVVVVFFLFWAPFNIALFLDSLRSLHIIDDCETSKSLDLALQVTETISFIHCCLNPVIYAFVGEKFKKYLQEILRKHARFLWICKDHNVFQSHYSTSFMRTQSSHSSVIDPVM; encoded by the coding sequence ATGATGAATTATTCAACTGAGTCAAATCTTCTCTCCACTTTTTATGATGATTATTATCCTGAGTTGGGCTCCGTCTGCAGCACACAGAATATCAAGATCTTTGGatctgtattttttccatttctttactGTGTGGTGTTCGTGTTCGGCCTGGTGGGAAACAGCTTGGTCATTTGCGTTCTGATAGTTTGCAAGAAACTGACCAGCATGACTGATGTGTATTTGCTGAACCTCGCCATCTCTGACCTGCTTTTTGTTTTATCCCTCCCCTTCCTGGCTCATTATGCTTCAGACCAATGGACGTTTGGAAATGCAATGTGTAAAACAATATGTGGAGTTTACTACATTGGCTTCTACAGCAGCATATTCTTCATAACCCTCATGAGCATAGACAGGTACTTAGCTATCGTCCATGCTGTGTATGCTCGGAGAGTTCGAACAACTATGCTCAGCATTGTTATAAGCCTTGCCGTTTGGTCAGTGGCCATTTTAGCTTCAAtaccaaatattttctttatccAAGAACTGAATGAAGATGGCATTATGAAGTGTGCTCCTTATTACCAGGATAATAGGGCTGCTTGGAAACTTATAACCAATTCTAAAGTCAACGTTTTGGGTCTCTTGATCCCATTTGGCATTCTCATTTTCTgctactcccacatcttgaaaaaTCTGCAGAGATGCATGAACCGAAACAAGTATAAAGCGATGAAGCTGGTGTTCGTTGTTGTGGTTGTGTTTTTCCTCTTCTGGGCACCCTTCAACATTGCACTTTTTCTAGACTCTTTGCGAAGCCTGCACATCATAGATGACTGCGAGACAAGCAAAAGCCTAGACCTGGCCCTGCAGGTGACTGAAACCATCTCCTTCATCCACTGCTGCCTGAACCCAGTGATCTATGCTTTTGTGGGTGAAAAGTTCAAGAAATACCTTCAGGAAATACTCAGAAAGCATGCAAGATTCTTATGGATTTGCAAAGACCACAATGTCTTTCAGAGTCACTATAGTACCTCTTTCATGCGCACCCAGTCCTCACATTCTTCTGTGATTGACCCTGTCATGTAA